A portion of the Magnolia sinica isolate HGM2019 chromosome 17, MsV1, whole genome shotgun sequence genome contains these proteins:
- the LOC131230992 gene encoding phospholipase A1-II 1-like yields the protein MAGSIANRWKEISGNDNWKNLLDPLDIDLRRSILNYGDLNIAVAAAFNAEKASKNYGTSRYSMANLFDKVGIVKGNPFRYNVTKFFYATSKIKLPEPFFISNSSWIGYVAVATDEGKVALGRRDIVISWRGTQLGSEWINDITVSMVSASEILGNASSGGGAKDPKVHEGFLSIYTSNDPQSSYSKTSARDQVLSEVRRLVELYKDEEISITVVGHSMGAAVATLNAADIVANGANKSNDLPSKPSSVTAILFASPRVGNSEFKLAFSAMKDLRLLRIRNAPDPVPGVPILGFVNVIEPIQYVDIGVELSIDTEKSDYLKPENNSPHDLEIYLHGVAGTQGSKGVFELEVNRDVVLVNRWTDALKDEYHVPISWWIEKNKSMVQSNDGTWNLDDREEDGVGVDV from the exons ATGGCTGGAAGCATTGCAAACCGATGGAAGGAGATCAGTGGCAACGATAACTGGAAAAACCTGCTTGATCCTCTCGACATCGACCTACGACGGAGCATCCTTAACTACGGTGACTTGAATATAGCTGTTGCTGCTGCTTTCAATGCGGAGAAGGCATCGAAGAACTATGGCACTAGCCGGTATTCGATGGCGAACTTGTTCGACAAGGTAGGCATAGTGAAAGGAAATCCATTCAGATACAATGTGACCAAGTTCTTCTATGCGACATCTAAGATCAAGCTGCCTGAACCGTTCTTTATTAGTAACTCAAGCTGGATAGGATACGTTGCGGTGGCCACCGATGAAGGGAAGGTGGCTCTTGGGAGGAGGGATATAGTAATATCTTGGCGGGGAACGCAGCTGGGTTCGGAATGGATAAATGACATCACTGTCTCAATGGTTTCAGCTTCTGAAATATTGGGGAATGCTTCTTCTGGAGGTGGAGCCAAAGACCCAAAAGTGCATGAGGGTTTCTTATCAATCTATACCTCAAATGATCCACAATCCTCCTACAGTAAGACCAGTGCTAGAGATCAG GTCCTCAGTGAGGTAAGAAGACTAGTGGAACTTTACAAGGACGAAGAAATCAGCATAACCGTGGTCGGCCACAGTATGGGTGCAGCAGTTGCCACTCTCAACGCAGCCGACATTGTCGCTAATGGAGCCAACAAGTCCAATGATCTTCCTAGTAAGCCCTCCTCAGTCACTGCCATTCTCTTCGCAAGCCCTCGAGTTGGGAACTCCGAATTCAAGCTCGCCTTCTCTGCGATGAAAGATCTACGGCTGCTACGTATCAGGAATGCCCCCGATCCTGTCCCTGGTGTCCCTATTTTAGGTTTCGTTAACGTCATCGAGCCAATTCAATATGTGGATATCGGTGTGGAACTATCGATTGACACGGAAAAATCAGACTACTTGAAACCCGAAAACAACAGTCCACATGACTTAGAGATTTATTTGCATGGGGTTGCAGGGACACAAGGGAGTAAAGGAGTATTTGAACTTGAAGTGAATCGTGATGTAGTGCTTGTGAATAGATGGACAGATGCGTTGAAGGATGAGTATCATGTGCCCATTTCATGgtggattgaaaaaaataaaagtatgGTGCAATCTAATGATGGAACATGGAATTTGGACGACCGTGAGGAAGATGGTGTTGGTGTGGACGTTTGA